ATCCGCCCGGTGTTGGTCTCCACCACCCCCCAGTTGGCCAGGTTGCCGGTGGTGCCGTCGCTGTTGCGCGGGTCGAGCTCGAACGGGTTGATCTCGGTGAGGGCGAAGCTGCTCGACGACAGCGGCATCCAGACCGAGAGCATGTCGTTGCCGATGGCGGCCGGCTTGCGGGACGGGGTGGCGTTGGTGGTCCACCGGTCGCGGGTGACCCCGCCGTAGCTGACCGGGAAGTTCTGGTTCAACGGAGTCGTGGCGTCGATGGTGTAGTTGATGTTCTGCGCGACCACCTCGTTGGCGTGCCGGTTGACGTCGTACGGCACCGTCACCCGCCCGTCGTAGACCTTGCGGTCGTTGTGCAGGCCGTCGCCGTTGTCGGCGCCCCGGTACGGCAGTGCGGCGGCGGCCGACGCCGTCGGCAGGGCGCTGAAGACGCCCACCTTGACGAAGACCGCGCCGCCGACGCAGGAACTCACCACCCGGGTGGTGTTCAGGTCGATCGCGCCGGTGAAGAAGGCGTTCGCCGGGGCGGTCGCGGTGAACAGCCACGCGCTGGTGTTGCGCGGCAGCGACTTCGCGGTCTCCGCGCCGTTGCCGTTGAGCATGGTCGCCAGCGGCGCGGCGGCGCCGACGCCGGCACCCGGGTAGGTGCCGTACCCCTTGCGGTCGACCTTGAAGGTGAGGTCGCAGCCGGAGGTGTTCTGCAACAGGATGCCGTAGACGAAGGGGGTCCCGCTGTAGTTGCCGTGCTCGAAGAAGACCCGGTGGGCGCCGGGGTCGAGCGAACCCCGGTAGATCAGGTCCCGGTCGGCGTCCTCGCCGTAGAGCAGGCGTTCCGGGGCGTTGAGGAAGGTCAGGGTGCGGACGCCCTCGACGGCGGTGTACCCGACCGCCGCCGGCGCGGGTGCCGCCATCGCCGGCGCGGCGGTGCCGGCCAGCCCCGCGGCCAGCACGCCGGCCGCGGCGAGCAGCCCGACGCACACGCGATTGCGCAGAAACATGGAGGTCCTCTCGGATCGTGCGTCCGGACGCGATGCGGTGCGTACCCGGACGCGGTCGGTCGTCCCGGCCGCGCCCCGAGGCGGAGGCGGGTGTCGGGCGACGCTCAGTCACCCCCAGCCTCGCGCGCGCCGGGAGGGGCCGCCAGAGCCGTTCTCGGCACGCCCCGCCGGTCGCGTCACGATCGCTTTACGGTGCCGACCCGGCGGTGCGTCCGCCGCCCCGGACCCGCCCGGCGCCGATAGCCGGACCGGTCACGGGGCCGTCCCGGGGCTGCGGTGCCGGGGAGCGCCGGCACCGCCGTCGCGCAGGACGAGGTCGAGCAGGCTCTCGACGAGCTGCGCGTCGAGCGGGCCGCCACTGATCACCCGGCGGTAGACGATCGTGCCGGCCCAGACGTCCTGGACCAGGTCGGTGTCCACGTCGGAGGGGAGGTCGCCCCGATCGGCGGCGCGGTGCAGGGCGGCGGCGACGAACTCCCGCTTGCGGCGCAGGAAGCGTCCGCGCAGGTGCTCCAGGAGGGTGGGATCGGTGGCGCAGTCGGAGGCGAGCGCGGGCAGCGCGAGGTCGAAGGCGTGGCCGGTGTAGTTGTCCATCGTCATCTGCACCGCCCGGCGCAGTTCCTGGCGGGTGTCGCCCACGTCGGCGATCTCCTCGGCCTCGAAGACCGCGGCCAGCGCGTCGACCGCCAGCTCCTCCTTGCCGCTCCACCAGCGGTAGATGGTCGCCTTGCCCACCTTCGCCCGGGCGGCCACCGCCTCCACGGTGAGCCCGCGGTAGCCGATCTCCGACAGCACGTCCCTGGTGGCGGCGAGGATGGCCGTGGCGGCGCGCGGACCGCGCGGTGTGGCAGACATAACTGAAACGATACGTCTCGTTGCGCTCGGGCCGCCAGTCCCGTTAGCGTCGGAGCGAGACGATACGTATCGTTCCGAAGGAGGACGTATGCCCAAGGGATACAGCCTGCCGCTGTCCCCCCGTGGTACCGCCGGCCTGGTCGAGCCGCCCCCGTGGCACTACGCCGGCGACCTGCTCGCCGTCGAGTTCTGGACCGACCCGACCGAGGCTGCCGCGACCCTGCCGCCGGCGCTGACCATCGACCCGGAAACCGCCGGACGCGGCCTCGCCCTCTTCATCGACTGGCAGTACGCGGGGCGGCACGTCGACCAGTTGCAGCCCGCGCGCAGCCAGTACCGGGAGTTCATGGTCCTGCTCGACGCCCGGCACGGGCAGCGGGCCGTGGCCTGGTGCCCGTACATCTATGTGGACAACGACGCCGCGCTGGCCCGGGGATGGATCCAGGGGTTCCCCAAGAAGATGGCCGACGTGCACCAGACGCGGGTCTTCGCCGCGCCCGGGCCCGCGGCGCCGCGCCTCTCCCCCGGTGGCCGGTTCGCCGCCGACGCCAGCGTGGCCGGACATCACCTGGCCCGCGCCGAGGTGACCCTGCGGACGCCGGTGACCGAACCGGAGCGCCTCCTGGCGCGTCCGACGGTCAACCGGCGCTACTTCCCGCAGCTCGCGGCGGGCCGGCACGACGTCCCGGCCGTCGACGAGCTGGTGCTGGCCGTCTTCGACGACCTGCACCTCGTGGACGCCTGGGCCGGCGAGGGGCAGCTGGACTTCTTCACCGTGCCGCACGAGGAACTGGCCGCCCTCGCCCCGGTCCGGACCGGCCTGGGCCTGCGCGCCTCGCTGAGCTACACGGTCAACGACCTGATTACGCTGTGATCGGTGACGGCCCGGCGGACGGGGAGGGGCGGACGACCCGTCCGCGTCCGCCGGCGCACGTCACCGATGGGAGGAGAGCATGACCGACGTCGGATGGCGGCCGTTCGCGACTCCGCTGCACTATCTCGGGCTGCCCGGCAGCGTCGCGCCGCCGATCTGGCGGGAGGGGCGCATCCGGGCCGAGCTGGCCGCCCTGCGGTCGCGCCGTCCCGCGCCGCCGGTGCCACCGGAGCCGGGCGCCCCGGTGCTGGTCGTGCCCGGCTTCGCCGCCGGGGACGACCGGGTGGCGTTGCTGCGCGACTGGCTGCGCGAGGGGGGCTGGGACGTCCGACCGACCGGGATCACCGACGGTCGCCGCTGCTCCAGCCGGGACCTCGCGATCGTCGAGGAGACGCTGGTGCGCGTACACGCCGAGACCGGACGGCCGGTCACCCTGGTCGGGCACAGCCGGGGCGGCCTGTTCGCCAAGGTCCTCGCCGTGCGACACCCGGACCGGGTACGGGCCCTGGTGACCCTCGGGGCCCCGCTGACCGACCCGTTCGGGATACACCTGGCCGTCCGCCTGTTGACCCTGTGGATGGCGACGATGACGCGGCTCGGCCACCGGGACTGGGTCCGCAACTGCCCCTTCGGCGACTGCTGCCGCCAGGTCCACGACGACCTCCTGGCCCCGACGCCCGCCCAGGTGCCGTTCACCTCGATCGCCAGTCGCAGCGACGGCATCGTGTCCTGGCAGGCCTCCCAGGACCCCGACGCCCACTGCGTCACCGTGGACAGCTCCCACGGTGGACTGGTCGCCCACCCGGGGGTCTGGGCCGCGATCGCCGCCGCGCTGACGCACCCGCCACGCCGGTCCGGACCGGGAGTCAGCGGGGAACGAGGAAACCGCCCATCACCCGCCCCATGATCCTGGTGCGCAGCTGGCGGGGCAACGGGGCCAGCGACCAGTTCAGGGTCTTGGACAGGGCACCGGGACTGACGGTCATCCGCCGCCCGAGGGCGTTCAGGGTCGCCCGGGCCACCTCGATCGGTTCGGCGGCGGTGGTGAAGCGCATCCCGGCCCGGTCACCGAAGCCCGAACTGACCGGCCCGGGGGTGCTCGTGACCACGTCGACCCCGCTGTCGCGCAGCTCGACGTGCAGCGCCTCGCCGAACGCCTGCACGTACGCCTTGGTGGCCGCGTAGTGCGCCGCCTGCGGTGTGCCCTGCCGCCCCACCACGGAAGCCAGCAGCACGATTCCGCCGGAACCCCGGCGCGTCATCCGGACCGCCGCCGCGTGGGTCAGCGCCAGCACGGCCCGGCAGTTCACGTCGAGCATCGACTGCTCTCCCGCCAGGTCCGCGTCCACGAACCGTCCGCTGGTCCCGAAGCCGGCCGCCGCGACCAGCAGACCGAGGTCCACCTCCGCGCCGGCCTGCTCGACCGCGTGCACCCCCTCCGGGGTCGCCAGGTCCGCGGCGACCGTCCGGGTCTGCACGACGTAGCGCTGCCGGAGATCGGCGGTGACCGCGGCGAGCTCCTCGTCGCGGCGCCCGACGGCGAGCACGTGGACGCCGGCCGAGGCGATGACGGCGGCCATCGCCCGGCCGATGCCGGACGAAGCCCCGGTGACCAGCGCCCACGGTCCGTAGCGGTCCCGGAAGGTCGACGGGTGGCGCACGGCCGGCTCCACTGTCCGCAATTCCATGGACACCACTCTATCGATCTCGACATCCTGTGGATGTCGACATCGTGCTCGGCCACCGCCGCTTCGACGAACCGATCGAGGGGGTGGGAAGTCGGTTCACGCTCCGGCGACGGGTCGGTCGAGGCGGCGGCGGATGTCCGACGTGGCGTGCCGGCTGAGCCAGGCGGTCAGGGCGGGCTCACGCTCCCGCCACAGCCGCAGGTTCAGGTCGAGCATCAGCCCGCCCAGCCACCCGGCGTCGGCGTCGGTCAGCACCCGGGCGTTCCACATCAGGACCAGTCGGCCGAGGGGTGCGTCCGACGGACGCACCACCACGTAGTCGTCGCCGGGCGTCAGCCCACCGACCACCCAACTGACCGCCTGGCCCACGCCCACCAGCGCCCGGATCGTCGCGGGGTCGCCGCAGACGTGCCGGGTCTGCGGCACGAAGCCGTACCGGCGGCAGAGCCCCAGCTCGTGGTCGCGGACCACCGGGTCCGGGTCCACCACCCACTCCTCGCCGGCCAGGTCGGCCATCCGCAACCCGGCCCGCCGGGCCGCCCAGTGCCCGGCGCCCGCGGCCACCGCGTACGGGGCGACGAGCAGCGAGCGCATCCGGACCGGCCCCCGCCCCCGGGGCGTCGCCGGCCCCGTGGACCAGCCGTAGAAGAGGTCCAGTTCGTCGGCGTGCACCCGCCGCACGGCCGTCGGCAGCGGCACCTGCTCCCACTGCCACGCGGCGGCGGGTACCGCCGCCCGCAGCCGGGTGATCACCTGCTGCGGGGAGATCAGCCCGAAGGCCAGTCTCAGCCGCTCGGGCAGGTGCGGCCGCGGACGCGGTGGCGACGTGCCGGGCCGCCGGATCGCGGCCGCCCGGGCCAGGGCGGCGTCGACCTGGTCGGCGCCGGCGAGCAGGACGTGCCCGGCGGGGGTCACCGTGGCGACGCGGGCGCGAGGCACCAGCAGGGCGACGCCGACCACCCGGTGGAGCCGGGCGAGCCGGCGGTACACCGCGGGCCGGGCCAGCCGCAGCTCCCGGGCGGCGGCGGTGACGCCGCCGTGCTCGTGGACCGCGCGCAGCACCGCCAGGTCCGACCAGGTCACCCGGTCGGGGGTGGCCGGCGGGAGCGCCGGGTCGCCGGCCACGGCCCGGGCCCGGCGTACGGCGGCACGCCAGCCGGCCTCGGCCCGGGCGGCGGCGTCCGCCACGATCCGCCCGGCGTCGGTGGGCTCGCAGCGGCGCGGGGTGCGGACGAGCAGCGGCGTACCGAGCTGGCGTTCCAGGCGCGCGATCCGCCGGGACAGGGCCGGCCGGGTCCGGTCGAGCGCCGCTGCCGCCGCCGTGACCGAGCCGTGCCGCACCGCCGCCCGCACCGCGCGCAGATCCTGCCACTCCATGAAACCGAGTTAACACCTTCGATGTACGCGACGACCGCGCGAACCGGGTACGCCGTCTGCGGGCCCCGAGGGGCGTGGCGTCAAGTGGCGGAACCGGTCTCTCGCCTCACCACCCGGTCGGTCCGGTCCGCCGAATGGCTCCAGCCGCCCGTCTCAGTGATGACCATCGCTGGAAGCGACTGCCAGAATGATCAGCGTGTCATTGCTCGGTCACTCTGCGGCCACCACCGATGCCACGGGAGAGGGCCGGGCCAACCGGTTCATGGTGGTCCTGCTGGGCCTGCACCGGCTGACCTGCCTGGCGCCGGCGGTCGTCGCCTGCGCCTACGGCGCGTACCGGAACACCTGGGCCAACCTCGGGCTGCTCGCGACGGTGATCGCCTGGAACCTGGCGTTGTTCCGGGCCACCCGGCGGCGAGGGTGGTTCCCGGCGGCGCTGGTGCACGTCGACGTCCTGCTGGCCGGGCTGGTCCTGGTCGTGGTGACGGCGAACCTGACGACCGACGGCACCACCCCGAACTGGGGCAACCTGGTGATGCAGGCCAGCGGGTCACTGGTGGGAGCGGCACTGACCCGGCCGTGGTCGGTGGCGGTCGGGCTGCTCGCGCTGGCCCTCGCCCAGTCGGCCGTGATCATCGGCCACGGCCCCGGGACCGGCCTGCCGGCACCGGCGCTGGTGCACGCCGTCAACGGCGTGGCCTGCTTCGCCCTCGTCGCCGCCTTCGCCGTGCGCTACCTGCGCCGGGTCGGGCGCAACCTCGACCGGACCAACGCGCACCGGCTGGCCGCCGAGGCCGAGGCCGCCGCCGACCATGCCCGCTACGTCACCCGGCTCGCCCACCACCGGGCGCTGCACGACACGGTCCTCACCACCCTGACGGTGATCGCCCGTGGCGCCGTGGATCCCGGGCAGCCGGACCTGCGCCGCCGGTGCGCCCGGGACGCCGAGGTGATCCGCGGACTGCTCGCCGACGGGTGCGACCCGGCGTTCGGCACCGTCGGCGAGGCGCTGCGGGAGGTGGTCGGCGAGGTGTCCCTGCTGGGGCTGCGGATCCGTTACCAGGGAACGACCGTCCCGCCGGGCGTACCGCCGCAGGTGGTGCAGGCGCTGCGGGCGGCGGCCCGGGAGGCGCTGAACAACGTCGTGAAGCACGCCGGGGTCGAGGACGCCTGGCTCACCGTCACGAGCGAGGGCCGGGGGCTGCGGGTGACGATCGTGGACCGTGGCCGCGGTTTCGACCTGGGAGCGGTACCACCGGGTTTCGGCTTCCGGCACTCCATCGTCGACCGGGTGACCGAGGTGGGTGGGCGGGCCCGGGTCTCCAGCGAGCCGGGAGCCGGCACCTGTGTAGAGCTGACGTGGGCCGGGTGATCCGGGTCGCGGCGGTCGACGACGACCGGATGCTCCTGGAGGGCCTGGCTGCGTGGCTGTCCGGCGTCGGCGACGTCCGACTGGTACGGGCGGCGTCCACCGTGGAGCGGCTGCTGCGAGACCTGACCGAGCCGGTCGACGTGGTGCTGCTGGACCTGGTGCTGCGCGACGGCAGCGACGCGGCGGAGAACGTCCGGCGGCTGGCGGCGCAGGGGCGTCGGGTGCTGGTGGTCAGCGTCTGGGCCCACCCGGACCAGGTGGTGGCCACCTTCGCCGCCGGGTGCAGCGGTTACATGACCAAGGACCACGACCTGCCGGCGCTGGCCGCCGCGATCCGTGAGGTGGCGGCCGGCCGGCCGGTCTTCTCCTCCGAGCTGGCGTTCGCCTGCCTGGGGGACACCCGGGCGACGCGTCCCCGGTTGTCCCCACGGGAGCGTGGCGTGCTGCTCGCGTACGCCTCCGGGATGACGCTCAACGCCACCGCGCGGCACCTCGGCATCAAGCCGGAGACCGCCCGCACCTACCTCGACCGGGTCAAGGCCAAGTACCACGATCTCGGCCGACCCAGCCGCACGAAGCTCGACCTCGCCGAGCGGGTCCGCGAGGACCGGCTGCAGGCCGGCTGAGCCGTCACCGCACCGTCCCGGCGCAGGTCCACCCTGCCCCGGGGTCGTGCTGTCCCCCGGACGGGGGGCAGGCGGGCGGCCCGATCGTCCCCCGAACATCCGGCGTGACGCCATCGACACGCATCGTTAGCTTGAGATCGCGCAGCGTCGTTGTCACGTCCCTCCCCCACGGACGGCCGACTTCTCCTCGACGCTGCCGCTCCCCCACCGGTCGTCTCCAGGAAGGGCCAGGGCATGCCGCAACTGATCGGTATCGACGAGGCGGAACAGCTCACCACCAGACAGGTGCACCAGCTGTACCGCGACCACGTCAGTCGGAGTCAGGTCTCGCTGATGACGACCTTCGGGTTCGGCCGCGAACTGGTGGACCGCGCCGAGGGCGTCTGGATCCAGCTGCGCGACGGGCGCCGGGTGCTGGACTTCTCCGGCGGCGTCGGCGTGCTCAACCACGGGCACAACCACCCGCGGATCCTGGCCGCGCGGCGGCGGTACGCCGAGGCGCACCGGATGGAGGTGCACAAGGCGTTCTTCTCGCCGTACCTGGCGGCACTGAGCCACAACGTGGCCGCGCTGCTGCCCGGGGACCTGTCCGTGTCGTACTTCCCGAACTCGGGGGCCGAGGCGAACGAGGGGGCGGTGAAGATGGCGTACAAGTACCACGGCGGGCGGCGGAACACGGTGCTGCGCGCCGACATCAGCTTCCACGGCAAGACCCTCGGCGCGGGCAGCCTCACCGGCTCGTCGGAGAACGCGTTCCGCTTTCCCGGCCTGCCCGGCATCGTGGTGTACCCGTACGGCGACCTCGCCGCCGTACGGGCGGCCGTGGACGCCGCGCGGACCGGGGACGGCGACTGCGACGTGTACGCCATCCTGGTCGAGCCGTTCAGCGCCTCGACGATGCGGCGGTGGAGCGAGGACGACCTGCTGGCCCTGCAACGGCTCTGCCGCGAGCGGGACATCGTGCTGATCTTCGACGAGGTCTACACCGGTTGGGGCAAGACCGGCAGCCTGTTCTACTTCACCCGGCACGAGGGCCTGCTGCCGGACATCCTCACCTACTCCAAGTCGCTCGGCGGCGGCAAGGCGTCCATCGCCGGCTACACCGCCCGCGAACCGGTCTTCCGGCGCGCGTACGACCGGCTGACCGACGTCATCCTGCACAGCACCACCTACTACGGCTTCGGCGAGGAGACCGCCACCGCGCTGGAGGCCGTCGCGGTGGTGGTCGACGACGACTACCCGGCCCGGGCCCGTGCCCTGGCGGCGGTGCTGCAGCCCGGCCTGGACCGGCTGGCCAAGACGTACCCCGAGGTGATCGCCCGGGTCGACGGGGCCGGCGCGCTCTGGGGGGTGTTCCTCGGCGGCGGGCCGGGCCTGCTCGACCTGGCCGGCAAGCTGATGCCCGGCTTCACCCACGACCCGCAGTTCCGCACCAAGCTCATCACCCTGTCGGTGATCGCCCACCTGTTCCGCGAGCACGGCATCATGACCTACTACAGCCCCAACGGGGACAACCCGCTGATGGTCGCCCCGAGCCTGGTGGCCACCGCCGACGACGTCGATCACTTCCTGACCGCGCTGGACGCCACCCTGTCGCGGGGCCTGCCCCGGCTGCTGGCGGCCTTCGCCCGGGAGCGGGTGACGTCCCGGTGGTGACCAGCGGCCACGTCGTGGTGACCGGCGCCAGCGGCATGCTCGGCTCGCACCTGGTGCGCCGGCTGCTCGCCGAGGGACACCGGGTGCACGGCGTCGACCTGCTGCCCGCCGCGCAGGTCCACCCGTGCCTGGTGCACAGTCAGGGCGACGTCCGCGACGCCGCGCTGCTGGCCCGGGT
The Micromonospora sp. R77 DNA segment above includes these coding regions:
- a CDS encoding TetR/AcrR family transcriptional regulator, which codes for MSATPRGPRAATAILAATRDVLSEIGYRGLTVEAVAARAKVGKATIYRWWSGKEELAVDALAAVFEAEEIADVGDTRQELRRAVQMTMDNYTGHAFDLALPALASDCATDPTLLEHLRGRFLRRKREFVAAALHRAADRGDLPSDVDTDLVQDVWAGTIVYRRVISGGPLDAQLVESLLDLVLRDGGAGAPRHRSPGTAP
- a CDS encoding sensor histidine kinase, with the protein product MSLLGHSAATTDATGEGRANRFMVVLLGLHRLTCLAPAVVACAYGAYRNTWANLGLLATVIAWNLALFRATRRRGWFPAALVHVDVLLAGLVLVVVTANLTTDGTTPNWGNLVMQASGSLVGAALTRPWSVAVGLLALALAQSAVIIGHGPGTGLPAPALVHAVNGVACFALVAAFAVRYLRRVGRNLDRTNAHRLAAEAEAAADHARYVTRLAHHRALHDTVLTTLTVIARGAVDPGQPDLRRRCARDAEVIRGLLADGCDPAFGTVGEALREVVGEVSLLGLRIRYQGTTVPPGVPPQVVQALRAAAREALNNVVKHAGVEDAWLTVTSEGRGLRVTIVDRGRGFDLGAVPPGFGFRHSIVDRVTEVGGRARVSSEPGAGTCVELTWAG
- a CDS encoding alpha/beta fold hydrolase; its protein translation is MTDVGWRPFATPLHYLGLPGSVAPPIWREGRIRAELAALRSRRPAPPVPPEPGAPVLVVPGFAAGDDRVALLRDWLREGGWDVRPTGITDGRRCSSRDLAIVEETLVRVHAETGRPVTLVGHSRGGLFAKVLAVRHPDRVRALVTLGAPLTDPFGIHLAVRLLTLWMATMTRLGHRDWVRNCPFGDCCRQVHDDLLAPTPAQVPFTSIASRSDGIVSWQASQDPDAHCVTVDSSHGGLVAHPGVWAAIAAALTHPPRRSGPGVSGERGNRPSPAP
- a CDS encoding aspartate aminotransferase family protein, yielding MTTFGFGRELVDRAEGVWIQLRDGRRVLDFSGGVGVLNHGHNHPRILAARRRYAEAHRMEVHKAFFSPYLAALSHNVAALLPGDLSVSYFPNSGAEANEGAVKMAYKYHGGRRNTVLRADISFHGKTLGAGSLTGSSENAFRFPGLPGIVVYPYGDLAAVRAAVDAARTGDGDCDVYAILVEPFSASTMRRWSEDDLLALQRLCRERDIVLIFDEVYTGWGKTGSLFYFTRHEGLLPDILTYSKSLGGGKASIAGYTAREPVFRRAYDRLTDVILHSTTYYGFGEETATALEAVAVVVDDDYPARARALAAVLQPGLDRLAKTYPEVIARVDGAGALWGVFLGGGPGLLDLAGKLMPGFTHDPQFRTKLITLSVIAHLFREHGIMTYYSPNGDNPLMVAPSLVATADDVDHFLTALDATLSRGLPRLLAAFARERVTSRW
- a CDS encoding LysR family transcriptional regulator, whose protein sequence is MEWQDLRAVRAAVRHGSVTAAAAALDRTRPALSRRIARLERQLGTPLLVRTPRRCEPTDAGRIVADAAARAEAGWRAAVRRARAVAGDPALPPATPDRVTWSDLAVLRAVHEHGGVTAAARELRLARPAVYRRLARLHRVVGVALLVPRARVATVTPAGHVLLAGADQVDAALARAAAIRRPGTSPPRPRPHLPERLRLAFGLISPQQVITRLRAAVPAAAWQWEQVPLPTAVRRVHADELDLFYGWSTGPATPRGRGPVRMRSLLVAPYAVAAGAGHWAARRAGLRMADLAGEEWVVDPDPVVRDHELGLCRRYGFVPQTRHVCGDPATIRALVGVGQAVSWVVGGLTPGDDYVVVRPSDAPLGRLVLMWNARVLTDADAGWLGGLMLDLNLRLWREREPALTAWLSRHATSDIRRRLDRPVAGA
- a CDS encoding SDR family oxidoreductase gives rise to the protein MELRTVEPAVRHPSTFRDRYGPWALVTGASSGIGRAMAAVIASAGVHVLAVGRRDEELAAVTADLRQRYVVQTRTVAADLATPEGVHAVEQAGAEVDLGLLVAAAGFGTSGRFVDADLAGEQSMLDVNCRAVLALTHAAAVRMTRRGSGGIVLLASVVGRQGTPQAAHYAATKAYVQAFGEALHVELRDSGVDVVTSTPGPVSSGFGDRAGMRFTTAAEPIEVARATLNALGRRMTVSPGALSKTLNWSLAPLPRQLRTRIMGRVMGGFLVPR
- a CDS encoding acetoacetate decarboxylase family protein yields the protein MPKGYSLPLSPRGTAGLVEPPPWHYAGDLLAVEFWTDPTEAAATLPPALTIDPETAGRGLALFIDWQYAGRHVDQLQPARSQYREFMVLLDARHGQRAVAWCPYIYVDNDAALARGWIQGFPKKMADVHQTRVFAAPGPAAPRLSPGGRFAADASVAGHHLARAEVTLRTPVTEPERLLARPTVNRRYFPQLAAGRHDVPAVDELVLAVFDDLHLVDAWAGEGQLDFFTVPHEELAALAPVRTGLGLRASLSYTVNDLITL
- a CDS encoding response regulator transcription factor: MIRVAAVDDDRMLLEGLAAWLSGVGDVRLVRAASTVERLLRDLTEPVDVVLLDLVLRDGSDAAENVRRLAAQGRRVLVVSVWAHPDQVVATFAAGCSGYMTKDHDLPALAAAIREVAAGRPVFSSELAFACLGDTRATRPRLSPRERGVLLAYASGMTLNATARHLGIKPETARTYLDRVKAKYHDLGRPSRTKLDLAERVREDRLQAG